In Colletotrichum higginsianum IMI 349063 chromosome 1, whole genome shotgun sequence, one genomic interval encodes:
- a CDS encoding TfdA family Taurine catabolism dioxygenase TauD encodes MSTTATEIRAGAAPIKLTLAYDDKTHDQYKYSHYLPVYDEESSFPALEPFEFSDRGLAADREKPNLLPRDNAEITAKRLTPVIGTEIRGLQLSRLDERQKDELALLIAERGVVVFRDQDFKDIGIDEQKDFGRYFGPLHIHPVGAHVKDHLELHNIYLGPDNEYRNRNKSNKLSTVGYHSDVSYEHQPPGVTILTLLSVPETGGDTAWVSQTAAYARLSPPIQKLLEGLRAEHSGFPQADNARRDGKFVRREPVKSEHPIVRIHPATGQKALFVNPGFTKKIIGLRDEESDALLKLLFKHINHGQDFQVRVKWEEGTVALWDNRVTAHTAISDYNVHNPQEGLRHGFRITTLADKPTGASGLGSTW; translated from the exons ATGTCTACCACGGCCACGGAGATCCgggccggcgcggcgcccATCAAGCTGACGTTGGCTTACGACGACAAAACTCATGACCAG TACAAGTACTCCCACTACCTGCCCGTCTACGACGAAGAGTCGTCGTTCCCGGCGCTGGAGCCATTCGAATTCAGCGACCgcgggctggcggcggacAGGGAGAAGCCGAACCTCCTGCCCAGGGATAACGCGGAAATCACGGCGAAGAGACTGACGCCGGTCATCGGGACCGAGATCCGGGGCCtccagctctcgcggctcGACGAAAGGCAAAAAGACGAGCTGGCGCTCCTTATTGCcgagcgcggcgtcgtcgtcttccgcgaCCAGGACTTCAAGgacatcggcatcgacgagcaGAAGGATTTCGGACGCTACTTTGGGCCCCTCCACATCCAC CCCGTGGGCGCGCATGTCAAGGACCACCTCGAGTTGCACAACATCTACCTGGGCCCTGACAACGAGTACCGCAACCGGAATAAGAGCAACAAGCTGTCGACCGTCGGGTACCACTCGGACGTCTCGTACGAGCACCAGCCGCCCGGCGTCACGATCCTGACGCTGCTCTCTGTGCCGGAGACGGGCGGCGACACGGCGTGGGTGTCCCAGACGGCGGCGTACGCGCGACTCTCGCCGCCGATTCAGAAGCTCCTCGAGGGCTTGAGGGCGGAGCACAGCGGGTTTCCACAAGCCGACAATGCGCGGAGGGACGGGAAATTTGTGAGGAGGGAGCCCGTCAAGTCGGAGCATCCCATCGTCCGCATCCATCCG GCAACCGGCCAGAAGGCATTGTTCGTCAACCCGGGCTTCACAAAGAAGATTATTGGACTCCGGGACGAGGAGTCGGATGCGCTGCTGAAGCTGCTTTTCAAG CACATCAACCATGGACAAGACTTCCAGGTGCGCGTCAAGTGGGAAGAGGGCACAGTGGCGCTGTGGGACAACCGCGTAACGGCGCACACGGCCATCTCGGATTACAACGTCCACAACCCGCAGGAAGGACTGCGGCACGGGTTCAGGATCACGACATTGGCAGACAAGCCAACTGGGGCGAGCGGCCTGGGATCCACGTGGTGA
- a CDS encoding X-pro dipeptidyl-peptidase c-terminal non-catalytic domain-containing protein produces MAPIVVNNIEVLQCSTQRPLWPQPKEPSRLLLQAGSKKTPDHRSLPCDIILERDQPVAVRDGVRIRVDIYRPKTGEKVPAILMWSPYGKSGTETDHSQSLDPAEWVPKGYAIVNVDARGIGDSEGDVRGAAEGRDGHDTIEEVANLAWCTGKVSLAGNSWLALAQWFIAAERPPHLACIAPLEGGSDHLREGICRGGIPTPGFVEMIQRVLSGRQELEDSVAMMEKYPNCRDYWDDKRARMDKIEVPAYILGSFSTMLHTIGSFRGFEEIPHQKKWITVHATQEWFDLYRKARTENLQKFFDHYLKGIGNGWEQTPPVRLAVQGFNKPPILDLPFGQLPWLAPAATDSTQTRLYLSHGKTLKPVNDSKYIALGYGDTEHLTFTYVFDQPIKLLGPTKLVVSISCPSKPDFDLEHLNIPLEDLGISDQKEAPSINPLKYLGPNGRLRASKRKVAPEISLHYWQTLAHDEDMPVAAGEVVKMEVWIWPTAIQFDTGEQLVVKIAGTCVFTLPEFEFMRQEPMKAAPQIVHVGGKYKS; encoded by the exons ATGGCGCCAATTGTTGTCAACAATATTGAAGTGCTTCAATGCTCCACGCAGCGTCCACTTTGGCCGCAGCCCAAAGAGCCATCCCGTCTATTGCTGCAAGCCGGCAGCAAGAAGACCCCGGACCATCGCTCTCTCCCTTGCGACATCATCCTTGAACGCGACCAGCCGGTGGCTGTCAGAGACGGGGTTCGCATCCGGGTTGATATCTATCGGCCGAAGACGGGCGAGAAGGTTCCTGCTATCTTGATGTGGTCTCCGTATGGGAAGAGTGGTACAG AAACTGATCATTCCCAAAGTCTCGATCCCGCCGAGTGGGTGCCCAAAGGCTACGCCATCGTCAATGTGGATGCCAGAGGAATCGGCGACTCCGAAGGCGATGTCCGG GGAGCTGCAGAAGGTCGAGACGGCCACGACACCATCGAGGAAGTCGCAAACTTGGCCTGGTGCACCGGAAAGGTCTCTCTAGCAGGCAACTCCTGGTTGGCGCTGGCGCAGTGGTTCATCGCCGCGGAAAGGCCTCCTCACTTGGCGTGCATCGCGCCGCTGGAAGGCGGTAGCGATCATCTACGAGAGGGCATATGCAGGGGCGGGATTCCTACGCCCGGATTCGTGGAGATGATACAGCGCGTGTTATCAG GCCGTCAGGAACTGGAGGACAGcgtggcgatgatggagaaGTACCCCAACTGCAGAGACTACTGGGACGATAAGCGAGCGCGAATGGACAAGATTGAGGTCCCCGCGTATATTCTGGGAAGCTTTTCAACGATGCTGCACACGATTGGGAGCTTTAGAGGGTTCGAAGAGATCCCGCATCAGAAGAAATG GATTACAGTGCATGCCACGCAAGAGTGGTTCGACTTGTACCGCAAAGCAAGAACCGAAAATCTGCAAAAGTTCTTTGATCACTACCTCAAGGGCATTGGAAACGGATGGGAGCAAACACCGCCGGTGAGACTTGCCGTACAAGGCTTCAATAAGCCGCCCATTCTGGACCTGCCCTTCGGCCAGCTGCCTTGGCTCGCACCCGCCGCCACGGACTCTACACAAACCCGTCTCTACTTGAGTCACGGCAAGACTTTGAAGCCAGTGAACGATTCCAAGTACATAGCATTGGGCTACGGAGACACGGAACACCTCACCTTCACTTACGTGTTCGACCAGCCGATAAAACTTCTGGGCCCGACGAAGCTTGTTGTCAGCATTTCCTGCCCCTCAAAGCCCGATTTCGAC CTCGAACACCTCAATATCCCCTTGGAGGATCTTGGTATATCCGATCAAAAGGAGGCCCCAAGCATCAACCCGCTCAAATACCTCGGACCGAACGGCAGGCTTCGCGCTTCGAAGCGGAAGGTTGCACCGGAGATCTCGCTGCATTACTGGCAGACGTTGGCGCACGATGAGGATatgccggtggcggcgggggaggtCGTCAAGATGGAGGTCTGGATATGGCCTACTGCTATCCAGTTTGACACTGGGGAACAGTTGGTTGTGAAAATTGCTGGCACATGTGTATTTACCCTTCCTGAGTTTGAGTTCATGAGACAAGAGCCGATGAAAGCTGCACCTCAGATTGTGCATGTCGGTGGAAAGTATAAGAGCTGA
- a CDS encoding MGS207 protein, protein MASTLEPVQVHLLHERDDPSSQKLKELFHRNHTAHAVLHNPRLILHNHLPHALGSSYLLGATDVQLEAIYLSDSRTLTAANADKLHREKITTENWRDFLGNKIYTVAYAQFFDSEVEKRGGDWVSVVEDYLFTGPRPVINGFIGGLGHSFIHLAYAFEFNDKEVATEALSLGCTEYDPTHEFLDSAPPDNSTYKTPQLEQVLRKIRADDRFDGYANEPGFVNILTLLAHHEAQVLEHWNAWVVEDPIKQLGDFAHTAATLFMETCNAEGEYDFYLAHILTVAHALRVLFPHFSLERQVSLMRQYGLYAVLVYLAQLRPETEWKESKASGDEVTPSWDKIYKSALDNKWFVDVHFPKVVRGLKVVEETWGLADGLYQRAAATFVAKFNGWGGFGLGVDAIP, encoded by the exons ATGGCATCAACACTCGAACCAGTTCAGGTACACCTCTTGCACGAGCGGGACGATCCGTCGTCGCAGAAGTTGAAAGAGCTGTTCCACCGCAACCACACTGCTCACGCCGTCCTCCATAACCCGCGACTTATTCTTCACAACCATTTGCCGCAT GCCCTTGGCTCGTCATACCTGCTCGGTGCGACCGATGTTCAGTTGGAGGCAATCTACCTTTCGGACTCGCGCACTCTGACTGCAGCCAACGCCGACAAACTCCATCGCGAAAAGATTACAACGGAGAACTGGAGAGACTTCCTCGGAAATAAAATATATACTGTGGCCTATGCACAGTTTTTCGACTCCGAGGTCGAGAAACGCGGGGGAGACTGGGTGAGTGTTGTGGAAGATTATCTGTTCACTGGACCTCGGCCAGTAATCAACGGCTTCATCGGAGGAC TTGGCCACTCGTTCATTCATCTCGCCTACGCCTTTGAGTTCAACGACAAGGAGGTCGCTACTGAGGCTCTCAGTCTCGGCTGCACCGAATACGATCCAACCCACGAATTCCTGGACTCGGCCCCTCCGGACAACTCGACCTACAAGACCCCGCAGCTCGAGCAAGTCCTAAGGAAGATCCGGGCCGATGACCGATTCGACGGCTATGCAAACGAACCAGGATTTGTCAATATCTTGACCCTCCTTGCCCACCACGAGGCCCAAGTCCTCGAGCACTGGAACGCATGGGTAGTCGAGGACCCAATCAAGCAGCTCGGGGACTTCGCGCACACGGCTGCTACGTTGTTCATGGAAACATGCAATGCTGAGGGCGAGTACGACTTTTACCTGGCCCACATCCTGACGGTCGCACATGCTTTGCGCGTCTTGTTCCCTCATTTCTCGTTGGAGCGACAGGTATCTCTGATGAGACAGTACGGGCTGTACGCGGTCCTTGTGTATCTCGCTCAGCTCCGGCCCGAGACGGAGTGGAAGGAGAGCAAGGCCTCGGGTGACGAGGTCACTCCGAGCTGGGACAAGATCTACAAGAGTGCGTTGGACAACAAATGGTTTGTGGACGTTCATTTTCCGAAGGTGGTACGGGGTCTGAAGGTTGTCGAGGAAACATGGGGCCTAGCAGACGGACTGTACCAGCGAGCTGCTGCCACGTTCGTCGCTAAGTTCAACGGATGGGGAGGATTCGGTCTCGGCGTTGATGCTATCCCTTAG
- a CDS encoding Fluconazole resistance protein → MDQSDATADSDTAVTDCNLVDWDGPGDGENPMNWSTKKKAVFITTLSFISTLSPLASSIAAPGIASIRSDFGVTDTYVGAFIISGFLIGYCCGPLIIAPLSEVYGRYVLYNICGGLFLIFNIACSVAPNSGSMIAFRIFSGIGGSAPLTLGAGSLADIVPREKRGVGMTLFTLGPMAAVALLATALLMPETYALTILERKARRLRRETNNPSLVSVLATNRKSKDLIVFSLFRPAKMMFLSPIVFSLSVYMAVLYGYLYLLFTTFPQVFKQQYGFSQGSSGLAYIGIGIGSLVGLLFAGLVSDRLVRTLTLRNAGQYQPEYRLPPMLCGAILVPIGLFWYGWTAEKQLHWMLPIVGTALLGCGIVIVLMSTSTYLVDAFTEYAASAMAANTVTRSLVGAFLPLAGEELYRQLGLGWGNSLLGFIALAMIPIPVVFYKYGQAIRQMKLFNIEF, encoded by the exons ATGGATCAATCAGATGCCACGGCCGACAGTGACACAGCAGTTACGGACTGCAACTTGGTCGACTGGGACGGGCCAGGTGACGGAGAGAATCCGATGAACTGGTCTACGAAGAAGAAAGCTGTTTTCATCACAACTCTTAGTTTCATCTCGACCTTGAG TCCTTTGGCCTCTTCGATCGCAGCACCTGGTATCGCTTCCATCAGGAGCGACTTCGGTGTCACGGATACCTACGTCGGCGCCTTCATCATATCTGGTTTCCTGATCGGATACTGCTGCGGTCCCCTAATTATTGCACCGTTGTCCGAGGTTTACGGGCGCTATGTTCTCTACAACATCTGCGGCGGACTATTCCTCATCTTCAACATCGCGTGCTCCGTCGCGCCGAATTCTGGCAGCATGATTGCCTTCCGAATATTCTCTGGTATAGGCGGGTCTGCACCTCTGACCCTCGGAGCAGGTTCGCTTGCGGATATTGTCCCACGGGAAAAAAGAGGCGTAGGGATGACGCTTTTCACTCTTGGTCCAATG GCAGCGGTTGCACTCTTGGCTACTGCACTCCTTATGCCTGAAACATACGCCCTTACGATCCTGGAGCGGAAAGCGAGACGTCTGCGCCGAGAAACCAATAACCCATCTCTCGTGTCAGTCTTGGCAACCAATCGCAAGTCCAAGGACCTCATTGTTTTCTCCCTGTTCCGACCAGCAAAGATGATGTTCCTGTCTCccatcgtcttctccttgtccgTCTACATGGCAGTACTCTACGGGTACCTGTACCTGCTCTTCACCACCTTTCCCCAGGTGTTCAAGCAGCAGTACGGGTTCTCTCAAGGTTCGTCGGGCTTGGCATACATTGGAATCGGCATTGGTTCGCTCGTCGGCTTGTTGTTTGCCGGCCTGGTGTCTGACAGGCTCGTGCGAACGTTGACATTGAGGAACGCTGGACAGTATCAGCCTGAATACCGATTGCCGCCCATGCTCTGCGGTGCAATTCTGGTTCCCATCGGTCTGTTCTGGTATGGGTGGACCGCCGAAAAACAATTGCATTGGATGCTGCCCATCGTGGGAACCGCGTTATTAGGTTGCGGCATCGTGATAGTTCTG atgtcgacctcgacgtaCCTGGTTGACGCGTTCACCGAGTACGCCGCATCGGCTATGGCGGCCAACACTGTGACTCGGTCCTTGGTGGGAGCATTTCTGCCTTTAGCGGGAGAAGAACTGTATCGACAATTGGGCCTCGGCTGGGGCAACTCGCTACTGGGGTTCATTGCATTGGCAATGATACCTATCCCGGTCGTCTTCTACAAGTACGGCCAAGCCATTCGGCAGATGAAACTGTTCAATATAGAGTTTTAG